The Suncus etruscus isolate mSunEtr1 chromosome 14, mSunEtr1.pri.cur, whole genome shotgun sequence genome contains a region encoding:
- the LOC126028042 gene encoding kallikrein-6-like has translation MKMLLVFLSLGTAAWAQEQDKVLHGGPCERNSHPFQAAIFTGGHLLCGGVLIHPRWILTAAHCYKPNLQVLLGKHNLQQWEATQQKSTVIHTVIHPGYNSKTHDQDIMLLHLERPVRMSGRIQPLGLEKSCSSHHTSCHILGWGLTADGTLPNTIQCADVHLVSRKECELAYPGGITENMVCAGDEWMGTDTCRGDSGGPLVCGGRLRGLVSWGNLPCGTKEKPGVYTDICRYGNWIQKTIDSMA, from the exons ATGAAGATGTTGTTGGTGTTTCTGTCTCTGGGCACTGCAG CCTGGGCCCAGGAGCAGGACAAGGTGCTGCACGGAGGCCCTTGTGAGAGGAACTCACACCCCTTCCAGGCTGCCATCTTCACCGGAGGACATCTGCTATGTGGGGGGGTCCTCATCCACCCCCGCTGGATCCTCACCGCTGCCCACTGCTATAAACc CAATCTCCAGGTCTTACTGGGCAAGCACAACCTTCAGCAGTGGGAGGCGACGCAGCAGAAGAGCACAGTGATCCACACCGTGATCCACCCGGGGTACAACTCCAAAACCCACGACCAAGACATCATGCTTCTTCACCTGGAACGCCCCGTGCGGATGTCAGGGCGCATCCAGCCCCTGGGCCTGGAGAAAAGCTGCTCGTCCCATCACACCAGCTGCCACATCCTGGGCTGGGGCCTGACAGCAGACG GAACCTTACCCAACACGATTCAGTGTGCCGACGTCCACCTGGTGTCCCGGAAGGAGTGTGAGCTCGCCTACCCAGGCGGGATCACCGAGAACATGGTGTGCGCCGGGGACGAGTGGATGGGGACAGACACCTGCAGG GGCGACTCTGGAGGTCCCCTGGTGTGTGGTGGCCGGCTTCGGGGCCTGGTATCCTGGGGCAACCTTCCCTGTGGCACCAAGGAGAAACCAGGGGTCTACACTGACATCTGCAGATATGGCAACTGGATCCAGAAAACCATCGACAGCATGGCCTGA